The genome window AGCAGTACCTTGTATTTCTTCTTGGCTTTGCCTATCTTATCAACGATCTCGCCCTCGTGATTTGACTGGAAGATGTCCAGACTCACGCCCTTTTTCTTGGCAATCAAGCGAAGTTTTTTATTGATCTCTTCTATCGTGACCACGCCGTAAATACCCGGCTCTCTCTTGCCCAATAGATTCAGATTCGGACCATGGATAACTAATATTTTTGTCATTGCAACCTCCCTACTTGTTGCTCTTTTACCTCTATTGGATATAGTAAGTTTAATAAACCCCCGATGATGCTATATATGATGATCACGCCCAGCCATAAAATAGACACGGCAAAGGCAGCATCTGTACCAATATCCCCTTTCAAAAAATAGACAAAGGCCCCTTCCCTGACACCCAGCCCGTTCAAAGAAGGCAGCATGCTGATGGCCCAGACAAGAGGCACGATAAGAAACAACTTGACCAGAGGGACATTGCCGCCTAAAAATAACACAAAAAAATAGACACTCAATATGGCCCCTGCCTGGCCCAAAAAGGATATCAGAAGCGCCTTTGTCAGTATCTTTGGTGAACTCTTGTAGAGACTGATGGCATCGCGTAATTTTGAGATATGTGCCATTATCTTAGTCACTATGCCTGGCTTTGCGGATCCGGTGTTATCTGCCCCGGCTTTTTTATTCAATAAAATGCCGACCACTACTATCGCTATGCCTGACATGCCGATGACAGCCCAAAAGATCCTGTCGTTTTTAAATTTATCCCCCATAAAAATAATGCCGGTCAATGTGATGAATAATAGCGCGACGACCCCGCACAGCCTGTCAGCCAGCACTGCCGCATATGAACCTACTTTATTATGCGTCTTTTTAGAGGCATAATATGCCTTTACTATGTCTCCACCTACAGCTGTCGGCAGGAAATTATTGAAGAAATACCCTATGTACGTCAGATAGAGAAAATCTTTCATGGACAGGAATATCTTTTGGCCTGTCATCAAGATCTTAAGCCTGTAGGCCAGAATCGGTGAAAGAGGTATACTGACACATAGCGCTAGTATCAGAAACATCTTGTTTGATCTTTTTATGATGTCTAAAATATTGCCTATATCGCCCCGCATCATCCACAATAGTCCTGCCAAAAGTCCAAAACTTATCAAAAATCTTATGAAAAACGATATTTTACTTTTATTTATCATAATAACTTCCTCTTCCTCTTGTAGGCCAGGTTTAAACCTGGCCTACAAGAGGGGGTTACCACAATAGTAATCCCCCGTAGCCCACAACAGATGTATAATCGCCAGAGATATCCCCGCTTGTCTGATACTTTACGAGTCCGGCCTTTTCAGCGCCTAGATTTTTACATACGCTTATAAGAGTGCATGTCGGCGCAACTCCGCACATCGATATGTTAAGCTCTTTTACGACCTGAAAGAGCCTCTCCTCATCGAGCGCCAGTATGGCATTTATGGCGAGCCTGTCTTTTTCCTCCGCGCTATCTCTTGATTCATAGTGCGTAAAATCCGTACTCGCTATAAAAATAGCGGATCTCCCTATCTTTTTAAATCCTTCTGCTATTTCCTTTCCTATCTGCTGATATTGTGCGAGATCCCCCTGAGAGATAGTTATGGGCACTATTTTTATGTCCTTTTTCAGATACTGCAAAAAAGGCACCTCTACTTCTATGGAATGCTCATTTAAATGCGAAGCGCTGTCCTCTTTTAGAAGCGTACTTCCTTTTAATATAGACTCTGCGATCTCAGTATCTATCTTTGCCTCTCCCAAGGGGGTTTCCCATGTACCCTTGGTCATTATAGCAAATGGCTTTCCTGATCCAGTGTGGTTTGTCCCTAATATTATGGCTGTCTTTTTTAGCTCTACCTTTGATATCACAGCTCCCGCTACAGAACCAGAATAGATATAACCTGC of Candidatus Gorgyraea atricola contains these proteins:
- a CDS encoding lysylphosphatidylglycerol synthase transmembrane domain-containing protein; the encoded protein is MINKSKISFFIRFLISFGLLAGLLWMMRGDIGNILDIIKRSNKMFLILALCVSIPLSPILAYRLKILMTGQKIFLSMKDFLYLTYIGYFFNNFLPTAVGGDIVKAYYASKKTHNKVGSYAAVLADRLCGVVALLFITLTGIIFMGDKFKNDRIFWAVIGMSGIAIVVVGILLNKKAGADNTGSAKPGIVTKIMAHISKLRDAISLYKSSPKILTKALLISFLGQAGAILSVYFFVLFLGGNVPLVKLFLIVPLVWAISMLPSLNGLGVREGAFVYFLKGDIGTDAAFAVSILWLGVIIIYSIIGGLLNLLYPIEVKEQQVGRLQ
- the amrB gene encoding AmmeMemoRadiSam system protein B; the encoded protein is MTRRKPIVAGQFYPQTTVALNKMLSGMIDLEAEKQEIKGAILPHAGYIYSGSVAGAVISKVELKKTAIILGTNHTGSGKPFAIMTKGTWETPLGEAKIDTEIAESILKGSTLLKEDSASHLNEHSIEVEVPFLQYLKKDIKIVPITISQGDLAQYQQIGKEIAEGFKKIGRSAIFIASTDFTHYESRDSAEEKDRLAINAILALDEERLFQVVKELNISMCGVAPTCTLISVCKNLGAEKAGLVKYQTSGDISGDYTSVVGYGGLLLW